CAAGGAGGAGTACGGCACCTACTTCCAGCTCTTCCTGATCGCCACGACGCTCTACTACGTGCTGCCCTTCGGGGTGGTGCAGAGCCTCTACTACTTCCTGCCCCGCGCCGACGAGAAGCGGCCCTGGCTGGGCCAGACGCTCCTCTATATGTCCGGCGCGGGCCTGGTGGCCGGCACCCTGGTCTGGACGCTGCTGGGGCCCGTGGCGCGGCAGTTCAACAACCCCGCGCTGCTCGAGTTCCGCGCGCCGCTCGCGGCCTATACCGCGCTGCTGCTCGGCGCCTTTCCGCTGGAGATCTCCCTCACCAGCCAGGGCCGGACGAAGCACTCGGCCTTCGTGTACGCGGCCTCGGAGGTGGTGCGCACGGCCGCCATGGTGCTGCCGTGCCTGTGGGGCTTCGGCCTGCATGGGATGATGCTGGCGGTGGCGGGCTTCGCGCTCGTGCGCTTCGTGGCCGCGTGGGTGGTGGTGCCCCGGGGCAGCGGGCCCCTGCTGCGCCCCGGGTTGTGGCGCGAGCAGCTCGTCTACGCGGCGCCCTTCGGCGTGGCCATGGCGGTGGCCATTCCCCAGCAGAACGCCCACCTCTACATGGTGGCCGGCGCGGTGGCTCCGGCGCTCTACGCCGTCTACCGCGTGGGGTGCAGCCAGCTGCCGCTGGTGGATCTGCTCTACACGCCCACCAGCGAGGTCCTCATGGTGCGCCTGGGCGAGCTGGAGAAGCACGGGCGCCTGGAAGAGGGCGTGGTGGCCTTCCGCGAGGCCGCGGGCAAGCTGGCCTTCGCCTTCCTTCCCTTCGCCGCGTTCCTCTTCGCCGCGGCGCCCGAGTTCATCGGCACCTTCTATACGGCGGAGTACCTCCCGGCCGTGCCCATCTTCCGGGTGAGCGTGCTGGGCGTGGTGCTCGCCATCCTCCCCATGGACGGCGTGCTGCGCGCCCGGGGGCACACGCGCTCCATCCTCTATTCGTACCTGTTGAAGGCGGCGGTGACGGTGCCGCTCGTCTGGGTGGGCGTGAAGCAGTTCGGGTTGATGGGCGCCGTCGTGTCCTGGGCCCTGGCCGAGGTGGTGGGCAAGCTGTCCCTGCTCATGCGCGTGCCGGCGGCGCTGTCCACGCCCGAGCACTCCCTGCGCATCCGGGACGTCATCCCCTGGCGGGAGCTGAGCAAGGCCTCGCTCGCGGCCGGAGCCGCCGCCGCGGGGGTCTTCCTGCTGCGCGCCGGCACGGTGCACGCCTGGGGCGGTCTGCCCGAGGGCTTCCTGTGGAGGGCCCTGCCGCTCGCGCTGGCCGGTCTCCTGTTCGGTCTGGGATATGTGGGCGTCCTGTACGCCACGGGCGTGCGGCCGTTGAGCGTGCTCGCCAGCCTGCGCGCTCGCCGCGCGGGGTGAGCTTCCAGCTCCCAACCTCCGCGGAGGTGGGAGGTGGACGGTAGGGGGCCCGGGGGGCTCCCGCCCTGGAGGGCTGGTACCTAGCTTGGGGCTCCGTACAACCAGGGGAGAGGCGTGATGGGCATTGATGCGATGTCGATGTACCGGCTGGGACGCAAGCTGTACCTGCGGGGCATTCCCGTGTTGCCGGCCGTGCTGCGCAAGGCCATTCACTACCTGCATGGCTCGTACATCCCCGCGGAGGCGGAGATCGGCGAGGGCACGCAGCTGGGCTACGGCGGCATGGGCATCGTCATCCACAAGGACGCCCGGATCGGCCGCCACTGCCTCATCTCCCACCAGGTGACCATTGGTGGACGCTCGGGCCTGAAGGATCTGCCGGTGATCGGCGACTATGTGCGCATCGGTGCGGGCGCGAAGATCCTCGGCAACGTGCGGATCGGCGACTTCGCGGTGATCGGCGCCAATGCCGTGGTGGTGAGGGACGTGGCCTCCGGCGCGGTGGTGGGGGGCATCCCCGCCCGGGAGATCCGCCGGGACGCGGATCCGCTCGCCGCCTACGAACGGGAGATGGGGCTGCGCCCGCCGATCACCCGCCCCGAGCCGGTCGAGTCCGAGCCCCCGCAAGCGTCGTCCGCCGCGCAGTAGCCGAGACAGGAGGCAGGGCATGCGAGTGCTCCTCGTCGGAGATTATCCGCCGCCGCATGGTGGCGTGGCCGTGCACGTCCAGCAGCTCCACGGGTACCTGCGCGAGCGCGGGGTGGAGGCGGTGGTGCTGGACATCGGAAAGGGGGGACGGCCGGCTCCGGACGTCATCCCCGTCCGGACTCCCACCCAGTATGGCAAGCGGCTGGCGGGCTTCCTGCGCGAGGGGTGGACCGTCCATGTCCACACCAGCGGCAACAACCCGAAGTCGTGGATGCTCGCGGCCACCGCGGGGGTGAGGGCGCGTGCACCGCGCGTCATCACCCTGCACTCGGGGCTGCTGCCGGACTACCTGGCCGCCTCGGTGTCGCGGCGGGCCTTCGCACGCGTGGCCCTGGCCGGCTACTCGCGCGTGGTGGCCGTGTCCGAGGCCGTGCGCGAGGCGCTCGCGCGCTGCGGGGTCCCCGAGGACAAGCTCGTGGTGTACCCGGCCTTCTGCGGCTCGCAGGTGCGGCCGGGGAGGGTGAGCCCGGAGCTCGAAGCGGCCCGGGCCCGCCGCCGGCCCCTGCTGGCCATGGCGCACCACCCCTCGCCCGTCTATGGCCGCGGGCTGATGTTCCGCGCGCTGCGGAGGATCGCGGACGAGCTGCCCGGCGTGGGGCTCGCCGTCTTCGGGCCGGGGACGCGCTCGGAGGCCTTCCTGCAGGAGGCCCGCGAGCACCGGGTGGAGGCGCTCATCGAGGACCTGGGCGAGCTGGAGCACGCCCAGGCGCTGGCGCTGATCGCCCGCTGCGATGCCTTCATCCGGCCCACGACGCACGACGGGGATGCCATCTCCGTGCGCGAGGCGCTGGCGCTCGGCGTGCCGTGCGTGGCCAGCGACGTGTGCGGGCGTCCGCATGGGACGTACACCTTCCGGGCGGGCAACCCGGTGGATCTGGCCGAGCGGGTGCACCACGCGCTCGAGCAGGGGCCCGCGCAGGTGGTGTCACCGGATGCGGGACCGGTGCTGCTGAAGCTCTACGGCGATCTGCTGCAACCGACGATTCTGGGAGGAGGCGAGACACATGCGGCGCAGTGAGGAATTGGAGCTGGCCCGCCGGGCGCTCCGTGGCAGGGATCTGGTGGTCTTCTCCAACGACTGGGATGGGGATCCGCTGTCCAAGGTCCACATCATGCGGATCCTCTCCCGGGACAACCGCGTGCTGTGGGTGAACAGCATCGGCAACCGGGCGCCCAAGGCCAATGCGCACGACGCGAAGCGCATCTGGAACAAGCTGGCGAAGTTCACCGAGGGCATCCAGGAGGTGGAGCCCAACCTCTTCGTGCTGGCCCCGCTGGCGATTCCCTTCTACGGCTCGGAGCTGGTGCGCGCCGCGAACCGGGAGCTGCTGCGCGCGCAGGTGATGCGGGCCATGCGCCAGCTGCACTTCAAGCGGCCCATCTCGTGGTCGTTCCTGCCGGCCTCGGCGCCGGTGTCCGGGCGGCTGGGCGAGGAGTTCGTCGTCTACCACTGCGTGGACGAGTTCTCCGCCTTCAGCGACACCAACGGCAAGCACATCGCCGAGATGGAGGAGCAGCTGCTGAAGCGGGCGGACCTGTGCATCACCTCGGCGGACCGGCTGAGGGAGAACAAGGTGCGGGTCAATCCGAACACGGTGCTGGTGCGCCACGGCGTGGACTTCAACCACTTCGTGAAGGCGTGTGATCCGGCGACGCCCATTCCCGAGGACATCGCGAACCTGCCCGGGCCGATCTTCGGCTTCTTCGGGCTGGTGGCGGACTGGGTGGACCTGGAGGCGATCGCCGCGACGGCGCGGGCGCACCCGGAGGGCTCGGTGGTGGTGATCGGCAAGGTGGCGCCGGACGTGGATCCGGCGGTGCTGAAGGCCGAGAAGAACATCCACCTGCTGGGGCGCAAGCCGTACGCGGCGCTGCCGGGCTACTGCAAGGCGTTCGACGTGGCGCTCATGCCCTTCAAGGTGAACGAGCTCACGCTGAATGCGAATCCGCTGAAGGTGCGCGAGTACCTGGCGGCGGGCGTGCCGGTGGTGTCCTCGGACATCCCCGAGGTGCGCAAGGTGGGCCTGTGCAAGCTGGCGCGGGACACCGAGGACTTCGTGCGCAAGGTGGACGAGTGCCTCGCCGAGGGCGCCGGCCCCAGCCGCGAGCGCGCCGAGCGCATCCGCCACGAGAGCTGGGAGGCCAAGGTGGAGGAGATCCGCGGCTTCGTCGGCGAGGCCATGGTGAAGGCCGGGCGCGGGTTGTAGCCGTGTCCACGTGAGCCCGCCGCATCCCGTGATAGGGATGTGGCGGGCCACCGGAAGCACCATGCTCAAGCGATGAGCACACGTGATTGCTTATGCGTGCCGGTGCGGTCAGCTCGTGCGGACTGAGTTCGATAAGGGAGGCCCAAAAAGCCAGTCCGAGAGTTCCTTCATCGATGGGAACGCCTTGAATGCGCTCTTGGACACTTCCCGGATCGCAGGACGCTCCGTCTTGATGCCCTCCGCGTTTCCCTTCGAGTGCTTGGCGACCTCGTAGCCGTTCAAGTCGAGTGGTGCGCCGGGTGCCCCGCCGAGAGCGAGGTACGAGAGGCTGACGCGGTGCCCTTCGGCTGGTTCGAGAACAACCCAGACGACACAGCCCGACTGCTGTAATGCAAGTGCCGAGTGGATCTTCTGCTCGCGTGTCGTGCCTCCTTTGACCGTGCTCTTGAGTTGTACATGCCGCATGACCCGCTGGCACTCGAGCACGAGATCGTACCCGGCCGCGTCCACGTCGGCCCTGAGTACGTTTACCGGTTGGTGCCGTCGTAGCCAGCCGTCCTGAAGGACCTCCGACAGGAATGCGTACTCGACGAGCTGCTCTCGGAAACTCGAGAGGGTGGAGTCTCTGAGGATCGCAAGCGGATCCGTGATGGCAGGGGCGAGTGGGTGCATTACGAACCGTTCTCCTTGAGATGATCACGTCCGAGCCAATGACGCTTCCCAGTTTACGCGAGAGATGGACGCCCTGGTGTAGGACACCTCCCTCCGGCATTCTTTGGCTCATGCCCGCTGCGGGAGACCCCCCAATTTCGTGCGCTACACCTGTTCGAGTTCGATCATGAGGGCTAAGCCATCGGAACAAAGCCCTTTCATGGGTGATCCTGTCCGCACCGTCCACGCACGTCACGCCCTCGGGTTCTGTCCGCCTCCCGGGCGCGCTCTTCACGAACTTGTCCAACTGTTGGACAAGTTTGGCGGCACCGAGCCCGGAGCGCTCCCTCCTGTCCTGCTCTTGAGCTGAGGACAGACCCCTGCGCGGACTTTCTTCGGATGGCTTAGGCGCTTGGTGTGGGGGCTACTGTTGATGGTTCTCCCGAGGGCTCGATGATGGATATCCGCTGGGAGAACTACGTCTGGAAGGAGCCACGTCCTGTTGCTTCCGCTGAGGTCGAGCGGCTCGAAGCCATGTGGCAGGTCTCGCTGCCTGGTGAGTTCAAGAGGGTTGTCGCGGCCCACCAGGGCATGGCTCCCGAGCCTTGTCTCTTCAAGGTGGGCAGAGGAGCCAATGTGTTCAGCGTCCTGTTGACGGTGACCCGGGACGCTGACCGCGCGAGCTACTCCATCCTGGATTCCTACAACCTCATCCGCTCCCATGTTCCTTCGGGGATCTATCCTTTCGGGAAGACGCCGGGCGGGGAGTACCTGTGCTTTGACTACAGGGATTCAGCCCAACAGCCCCGGATCGTCCTGGTGACGGTGGAGATGTCCGTCCTCCCCGTGGCCAACAGCTTCCAGGAGCTGCTGGAAGGGTTGCATGATGATTGAGGCCGGGCGTGGGTTGTAGCCGGACACGAGGAGTCCCGGCAGCCCGCACACCGCGTTCGGGGCGGGCCGCCGGGTGCTTCATGCGCGAGTAGACTGTGCGTGGCTCATGTCCGCCACGCGCTTCTGCACCTTCGACGACTCGCTCTGGCCGCTGCTCATCCTGCGGATCGTGGGAGAGCCGTCGAATCAGCAGTTCGAGGAGTACCTCGACGTGTCGGCGTCCTACCTTCGCCGGGGGGAGCGGCACGTCGTCGTCGCCGATCTGCTCCAGGCAGCACTGGAATCGGCCGAGCAGCGGCGCAGACGCGCGGAGTGGATGAGCCGGCATGACGGGCTCACGCGAGAGCTGCTGCTCGGCAATGCCTTCGTCATCAACGCTCCCTTTCTCCGGCTGGGGTTGAACCTCCTCTTCCACGTCAGACCGCCGCCCTGGTCGTACCTCATCGTTCCCCGCCTGGAGCCGGCACTCGCGTGGGCCGCTGGCCGGATGGACGAGGCGGGCCTGCGGGAACCCGCCGAGCGTGTCCGGCGGCACTTCGGCCTGTGGCCCGTGAGCCAGCCCAGTTAGCTCGAGGTCTGGATGCCGCGCCGTGGTGCGATGTTCCACCCGGTTGGCAGGTCCGCATCGCAGAACACGCAGACGAACCAACCCTCCTTGACGAGGTTGCGCTCGCCGCACCGTTCGCAGCGCCGGAAGATGACCTCGTGCGTGAAGCCCGGAGGGGCCGTCACTCCCGCCCG
The sequence above is drawn from the Archangium gephyra genome and encodes:
- a CDS encoding lipopolysaccharide biosynthesis protein, with the protein product MSEKQAPAGAPASSFLGKAGPLVLARLLGAGLTFCIPFVLARVLGKEEYGTYFQLFLIATTLYYVLPFGVVQSLYYFLPRADEKRPWLGQTLLYMSGAGLVAGTLVWTLLGPVARQFNNPALLEFRAPLAAYTALLLGAFPLEISLTSQGRTKHSAFVYAASEVVRTAAMVLPCLWGFGLHGMMLAVAGFALVRFVAAWVVVPRGSGPLLRPGLWREQLVYAAPFGVAMAVAIPQQNAHLYMVAGAVAPALYAVYRVGCSQLPLVDLLYTPTSEVLMVRLGELEKHGRLEEGVVAFREAAGKLAFAFLPFAAFLFAAAPEFIGTFYTAEYLPAVPIFRVSVLGVVLAILPMDGVLRARGHTRSILYSYLLKAAVTVPLVWVGVKQFGLMGAVVSWALAEVVGKLSLLMRVPAALSTPEHSLRIRDVIPWRELSKASLAAGAAAAGVFLLRAGTVHAWGGLPEGFLWRALPLALAGLLFGLGYVGVLYATGVRPLSVLASLRARRAG
- a CDS encoding serine O-acetyltransferase gives rise to the protein MGIDAMSMYRLGRKLYLRGIPVLPAVLRKAIHYLHGSYIPAEAEIGEGTQLGYGGMGIVIHKDARIGRHCLISHQVTIGGRSGLKDLPVIGDYVRIGAGAKILGNVRIGDFAVIGANAVVVRDVASGAVVGGIPAREIRRDADPLAAYEREMGLRPPITRPEPVESEPPQASSAAQ
- a CDS encoding glycosyltransferase family 4 protein; amino-acid sequence: MRVLLVGDYPPPHGGVAVHVQQLHGYLRERGVEAVVLDIGKGGRPAPDVIPVRTPTQYGKRLAGFLREGWTVHVHTSGNNPKSWMLAATAGVRARAPRVITLHSGLLPDYLAASVSRRAFARVALAGYSRVVAVSEAVREALARCGVPEDKLVVYPAFCGSQVRPGRVSPELEAARARRRPLLAMAHHPSPVYGRGLMFRALRRIADELPGVGLAVFGPGTRSEAFLQEAREHRVEALIEDLGELEHAQALALIARCDAFIRPTTHDGDAISVREALALGVPCVASDVCGRPHGTYTFRAGNPVDLAERVHHALEQGPAQVVSPDAGPVLLKLYGDLLQPTILGGGETHAAQ
- the exoP gene encoding spore coat polysaccharide biosynthesis glycosyltransferase ExoP, which encodes MRRSEELELARRALRGRDLVVFSNDWDGDPLSKVHIMRILSRDNRVLWVNSIGNRAPKANAHDAKRIWNKLAKFTEGIQEVEPNLFVLAPLAIPFYGSELVRAANRELLRAQVMRAMRQLHFKRPISWSFLPASAPVSGRLGEEFVVYHCVDEFSAFSDTNGKHIAEMEEQLLKRADLCITSADRLRENKVRVNPNTVLVRHGVDFNHFVKACDPATPIPEDIANLPGPIFGFFGLVADWVDLEAIAATARAHPEGSVVVIGKVAPDVDPAVLKAEKNIHLLGRKPYAALPGYCKAFDVALMPFKVNELTLNANPLKVREYLAAGVPVVSSDIPEVRKVGLCKLARDTEDFVRKVDECLAEGAGPSRERAERIRHESWEAKVEEIRGFVGEAMVKAGRGL
- a CDS encoding SMI1/KNR4 family protein → MMDIRWENYVWKEPRPVASAEVERLEAMWQVSLPGEFKRVVAAHQGMAPEPCLFKVGRGANVFSVLLTVTRDADRASYSILDSYNLIRSHVPSGIYPFGKTPGGEYLCFDYRDSAQQPRIVLVTVEMSVLPVANSFQELLEGLHDD